The following proteins are encoded in a genomic region of Brachyspira pilosicoli:
- a CDS encoding Bor/Iss family lipoprotein translates to MKKFIVMMFVVALFAASCLSHRHIVGNGPQTGVKIERKQWYALWGLVPVGDVNTKELAGGAKDYEIYTRCNAGDFFLNILTSIVTFQSRTVTVTK, encoded by the coding sequence ATGAAAAAGTTTATTGTTATGATGTTTGTTGTGGCATTGTTTGCAGCTTCTTGTTTATCGCATAGGCATATAGTTGGTAATGGACCTCAAACTGGTGTGAAGATTGAAAGAAAGCAGTGGTATGCTTTATGGGGATTAGTTCCTGTTGGTGATGTAAATACTAAAGAATTAGCAGGCGGAGCAAAGGATTATGAGATATATACTAGATGCAATGCTGGGGACTTTTTCTTAAATATTTTAACAAGTATTGTTACTTTCCAAAGCAGAACAGTAACAGTTACTAAATAA
- a CDS encoding MATE family Na+-driven efflux transporter yields the protein MNLLRKINFKLFIVLIIQALIPSIYSTFRIYLLDSYPNASGINIASQQMWLGIIYEVFEEAIIAPLFFFLGNIKDDDINNHKEVFINKLRSSIIIITFIYIIMALIINIFAGNLVTAMKQQIDLYAQTTTYIKLESFANIAIVLFHLMIIAHTSLENYKSIFAITTIKMFLTIILDILFVSQYSISLNLGVNGIAYNNIISNLISVIIAIFLLNKCGYNIFSKTKLTFLWNKKITSLNVVSGLESFYRNLIYSIVLVRMINIVGEQGNYWIANSFYWAWLLIPINQIGTLIKTDLSKKHNRSLKPYVLLTTIFVLIWIALIPTYKYFIKYIMNAQNLESVMNLVMILFPFYICYAYYTIISSLLYAIGQIKYMLLQSFLVNTFFNIPYFILYLKGVYEITLLNITLRFGLAILISTVIIYIIYFTMIRKLKNNEI from the coding sequence ATGAATTTACTTAGAAAAATTAATTTTAAATTGTTTATCGTTCTAATCATACAAGCTTTAATCCCTTCTATTTACTCAACTTTCAGAATATATTTGTTAGACAGCTATCCTAATGCAAGCGGTATCAATATAGCATCACAGCAAATGTGGTTAGGAATTATATATGAAGTATTTGAAGAAGCAATAATAGCTCCTCTATTTTTCTTTTTAGGAAATATAAAAGATGATGATATTAATAATCATAAAGAAGTTTTTATAAATAAATTAAGAAGCTCCATTATAATAATAACATTTATATATATTATAATGGCTTTAATTATAAATATATTTGCTGGAAACCTTGTTACTGCAATGAAACAGCAAATTGATTTATATGCTCAAACAACAACATATATAAAATTAGAATCTTTTGCTAACATTGCTATAGTATTATTTCATTTAATGATTATAGCTCATACTTCTTTGGAAAATTATAAATCAATATTTGCAATAACTACAATAAAAATGTTTCTAACTATTATTCTTGATATATTATTTGTCTCTCAATATAGCATATCATTAAACTTGGGTGTTAATGGTATAGCGTACAATAACATAATATCTAACTTAATATCAGTTATAATTGCCATATTTTTATTGAATAAATGCGGATATAATATTTTCTCTAAAACAAAATTGACTTTCCTATGGAATAAAAAGATTACTTCTCTAAATGTGGTATCTGGGCTTGAATCTTTTTATAGAAACTTAATTTATAGTATAGTGCTTGTGAGAATGATAAATATTGTAGGAGAACAGGGAAATTATTGGATTGCTAATTCTTTTTACTGGGCTTGGCTATTAATACCAATAAATCAAATAGGAACTCTCATAAAAACAGACTTATCAAAAAAACATAATAGAAGCTTAAAACCTTATGTATTATTAACTACTATATTTGTGTTAATATGGATAGCTTTAATACCAACTTATAAATATTTTATAAAATACATAATGAATGCTCAAAATCTTGAATCGGTTATGAACTTGGTTATGATACTTTTTCCTTTTTATATATGCTATGCATACTACACCATCATTTCAAGTTTATTATATGCAATAGGTCAAATAAAATATATGCTGCTACAGTCTTTCTTAGTTAATACTTTCTTTAATATTCCATACTTTATTTTATATTTAAAAGGTGTGTATGAAATAACATTATTAAATATAACATTGAGATTTGGATTAGCTATATTAATATCAACTGTAATAATATATATAATTTATTTCACTATGATAAGAAAATTAAAGAATAATGAAATATAA
- a CDS encoding alkaline phosphatase, giving the protein MIQLLPILLLSAFFIGCGQQHYTNLENTSKAKNVIVLIADGQSSDVITYSRWFNGGDSLAIDEMLSGAVRTHNADSPIADSAPAGTALSTGYKSSYQQFIGVLPDEAILPNSSIPTEARAPIANVLEGAQLLGKSTGVISTSEIMHATPAAFSAHDITRKDYDDLSEQQVFQDIDVILGGGYKFFTKEVRKDGKDLISEMTNLGYSIIRTSDELDSFRGDKVVGLFADADLAYEIDRDETTQPSLAQMTSKAIDILSKNDKGFFLIVEASKVDWAAHANDPVGLVSDTLAYVDAVKAALDFAKKDNNTMVIAVTDHGNSGFTMGNYETSSDYHKRKLESFIEPVKKASRSAEYVARKIEAGEDIKTAMQKYYAIDDMTEEEVNSLRGKTGDDLHYAIGPILAKRAYLGFSTHGHTGEDVPLYTYLPNNNRIIGVIDNTDIAKNVAFAMGINLDEATKKLFMSEDELKKAGVELTSDGHILTMHIGDKTAQIMKNRNIIIVDGEKKTLDGVVVYNESKWYFPSQVLDILNN; this is encoded by the coding sequence ATGATTCAATTATTACCTATTCTTCTTTTATCCGCATTTTTTATCGGATGCGGTCAACAGCATTACACTAATTTAGAAAATACCTCAAAAGCTAAAAACGTTATAGTCTTAATTGCAGACGGACAAAGCTCTGATGTAATCACATACTCAAGATGGTTTAACGGCGGAGATTCATTAGCAATAGATGAGATGTTAAGCGGAGCAGTGAGAACACATAACGCTGATTCTCCTATAGCAGATTCAGCCCCTGCAGGCACAGCTTTATCTACAGGCTATAAATCATCTTATCAGCAGTTTATAGGTGTACTTCCAGATGAGGCTATACTTCCTAATTCATCAATACCTACTGAAGCAAGAGCACCTATAGCAAATGTTTTGGAAGGAGCTCAGCTTCTCGGCAAATCTACAGGAGTAATTTCAACTTCAGAAATTATGCATGCCACTCCTGCAGCTTTTTCTGCTCATGATATCACTAGAAAAGATTATGATGATTTAAGCGAACAGCAAGTGTTTCAAGATATAGATGTTATATTAGGTGGAGGATATAAGTTCTTTACTAAAGAAGTTAGAAAAGACGGAAAAGATTTAATATCAGAAATGACTAATTTAGGCTATTCTATAATTAGAACTTCAGACGAATTAGATTCTTTTAGAGGCGATAAAGTTGTAGGACTTTTTGCTGATGCAGATTTGGCTTATGAAATAGACAGAGATGAGACAACTCAGCCTTCATTAGCTCAAATGACTTCAAAGGCTATAGATATACTTTCTAAAAATGATAAAGGTTTTTTCTTGATTGTGGAGGCTTCAAAAGTGGATTGGGCAGCTCATGCTAATGATCCTGTTGGATTAGTTTCTGATACTTTGGCTTATGTTGATGCTGTAAAAGCGGCATTAGATTTTGCCAAAAAAGATAATAATACTATGGTTATAGCGGTAACTGACCATGGAAACAGCGGTTTTACTATGGGTAATTATGAAACTTCTTCAGACTATCACAAAAGAAAATTAGAAAGTTTTATAGAGCCTGTAAAAAAAGCTTCACGTTCTGCTGAGTATGTGGCAAGAAAAATAGAAGCAGGAGAAGATATAAAAACTGCTATGCAAAAATATTATGCTATAGATGATATGACAGAAGAAGAGGTTAATTCTCTTAGAGGAAAAACAGGAGACGATTTACATTATGCTATAGGACCAATATTAGCAAAAAGAGCTTATTTAGGTTTCAGCACTCATGGACACACTGGTGAAGATGTTCCTCTATATACATATTTACCTAATAACAATAGAATTATAGGAGTTATAGACAATACAGACATAGCTAAAAATGTTGCTTTTGCTATGGGAATAAATTTAGATGAAGCTACAAAAAAATTGTTTATGAGTGAAGATGAATTAAAGAAGGCAGGTGTAGAATTAACATCAGACGGTCATATTCTTACTATGCATATTGGTGATAAAACTGCTCAAATAATGAAAAATAGAAATATAATAATTGTAGATGGAGAGAAAAAAACTTTAGATGGTGTGGTTGTTTACAATGAATCTAAATGGTATTTTCCTTCTCAAGTGTTAGATATATTGAATAATTAA
- a CDS encoding tetratricopeptide repeat protein — translation MENLIYFINRSFKNKSYNLTLKLLEELIKRDKTSYKAYCLLGYIIFINSENNREKLKQAINYFDISIKLQKYYPLSYYYRIKSKKILIKINSKEASKIKEEMKLDICFLKKLVNNYLIKNIIKNFLKNPLYFQNKKTLILKNIEEIKDYMIDFNTQKVKYDYSDIIENYNHFIETNNNMKYDLHNLRGFIKFNLNIYDEALEDFNTSINHKYSDGYYNRAKLKYKLREYSEALRDFKKAKQIFMRESSSNVVDRIKCDHYIAWCNYKLNNIDIVFDDIEVDDIIEDNSLAYYNIAKLKLHLKKYDEAYKYFSKIDKDCRNYKKAKYYIQACEYRMNNNYDDIEFLENILKLLSIYKEENDFGTVNNLGSEILEHIERFDKKSFNYNYYRAIVLYSIYEVGEYNKKLKRQLVESLKSVFVMIKDKKREYYTIKKMLLDLQRYGI, via the coding sequence ATGGAAAATTTAATATATTTTATTAATCGTTCTTTCAAAAATAAATCATATAATTTAACACTAAAATTATTAGAAGAATTAATCAAAAGAGATAAAACTTCTTATAAAGCATATTGTTTATTAGGATATATTATTTTTATAAATTCAGAAAATAATAGAGAAAAATTAAAACAAGCTATTAACTATTTTGATATATCTATAAAGCTTCAAAAATATTATCCATTATCTTACTATTATAGAATTAAGTCAAAAAAAATATTAATTAAAATTAATAGTAAAGAAGCTTCTAAAATTAAAGAAGAAATGAAATTGGATATTTGTTTTTTAAAGAAACTTGTAAATAATTATTTAATAAAAAATATAATAAAAAATTTCTTAAAAAATCCATTATATTTTCAAAATAAAAAAACTTTAATATTAAAAAATATTGAAGAGATAAAAGATTATATGATAGATTTTAATACTCAAAAAGTTAAATATGATTATTCTGATATTATAGAAAATTATAATCATTTTATAGAAACAAACAATAATATGAAATATGATTTACATAATTTGAGAGGTTTTATTAAATTCAATTTAAATATATATGATGAAGCTTTAGAAGATTTCAATACTTCAATAAATCATAAATATTCAGACGGTTATTATAATAGAGCAAAACTAAAATACAAATTAAGAGAATATAGTGAGGCCTTAAGAGATTTTAAAAAAGCTAAACAAATATTTATGAGAGAATCTTCTTCAAATGTTGTAGATAGAATAAAATGCGACCATTATATTGCTTGGTGTAATTATAAACTAAATAATATTGATATTGTTTTTGATGATATTGAAGTTGATGATATAATAGAAGATAATTCTTTAGCCTATTATAATATAGCAAAATTAAAACTTCATTTAAAGAAATATGATGAGGCGTATAAATATTTTTCTAAAATAGATAAAGATTGCAGAAATTATAAAAAGGCAAAATATTATATTCAGGCATGTGAATATAGAATGAATAATAATTATGATGATATAGAGTTTTTAGAAAATATTTTAAAATTACTCTCAATATATAAAGAAGAAAATGATTTTGGAACTGTGAATAATCTTGGCAGTGAAATTTTAGAGCATATTGAAAGATTTGATAAGAAGTCTTTTAATTATAATTATTATAGGGCTATAGTATTATACTCTATTTATGAGGTTGGAGAGTATAATAAAAAATTAAAAAGGCAGTTAGTAGAAAGTTTGAAAAGCGTATTTGTTATGATAAAAGATAAAAAAAGAGAATATTATACAATAAAAAAAATGTTATTGGATTTACAAAGATATGGCATTTGA